Part of the Capsicum annuum cultivar UCD-10X-F1 chromosome 12, UCD10Xv1.1, whole genome shotgun sequence genome is shown below.
TCCTTACTTGCACACTCTTGATGTTGAAGGTTTACTTCTTTTACCTTTGCCATTTATGCAGTAAAATTTAGTCTTGtaaaattatgcttttaagccCTACAACTGCTATAATCAAGTTTGCTATAGTGCTCATGATCTTGTTCAGATAGTATCATTAGCGttaattttctataatttgtCGACGAATTTAGAACTTAAGGTTAATAAAACCAGAATTTGTTTGTTTGATCTATtgtataatattaattaaaacaaaaaaggcAATGTTAGTTCTTTGAGAACCTCAAGATACATATGGAAATGCAAGTGTATTTTCTTAGAACAAACTTATTTTGTTAAGAACTGAAAAATGGCACTTGCAGTTTTGGATAGGCATACATCTTCTTGTTTGTTAAGAACCGATTTTGCTCTTTTGTGTTATTAAAACCAGGCGGAGGATGATATTTGAAGGATTTGAAGTATGTTTACAGGTCCCTTTTTGACATTTTATTCCCTTTCATAGGCCTAATTGGTATAATTTGATGGAAATTTCACTTGTcaggaaaaagaaacaaaaatagaaattgatGGAAATTTAATCTACTGGCGTACCTTCGAGTGACACTCTGTTGCATGATTGCATCAATTCTCTGTGGTTTGAGGAGGATCTTTACTACACTCTACTTTTGCAGAGCGTGAAATGTATACTGATTAAACTTTATTTTTCAGGGATTGGTTATTTGGAAGCCaaaaaaatatatgagattcTTCTGAAGGCAACTCCAGAAAGCCGTAATATTTTTGGGCGGCTTTCAGGTGATTCTGTAAGgccaactctctctctctcccctcTCTCTTGCTTGCTCTTTCTCGCAATATGTATCTGTTGTTTCAAATAAAGgttttgttttgactcttgacAACAGGGTGTTTGGGAAGCAATTGTGCGTGCCTATGAGAAGGAATACATTTTCCTTGGTGAAGCTGCTCAGATCATGGTCCAAAATGTTAATTATGAGATGTAAATTAACTAACTTTATCACTCTATGTCAAAACACTTAAAGTTATGATTGGACTGTAGTAATTTTCCATGAAGATGTCTCATAGCAATATGATTGTTTTGCAGCCCCTATCATAAGAAGCAGATTCAGAAAACGCAGCAGCAACTAGCTGAATTGGAGCGCAAAGAAGCTGATATAAAAAGAAATGCAGCTCTCTCAGCATCTAAATatgtagaggcttgtcaagagCTGGGCCTGCAGGTTTTAGCTTGCTTAATTCCATTACCGTTGAATGGTTTTCTGTCCTTATAGCATTTTTCTTTCCATTTGTAATATATTTGACTTTTCTCTTCTATTCAGGGAATAAATGTGAGGTCAGAACTTTTGGAAACTGCCACTAAATCTCTTCCAAGCACATTTAGCAGAATCTTGGAAGTACTTAATGGTGATTCTGTCTCACGGGCTATTGAGTTCTACTCAGATTTCGTCAAAGATGCTCATACGGAAAAGAATGTAGGGGATGAATTTTGTGTCTTACTTCCCCGAATCCGTTGTTAGTGCAATATCAATGTTTGGTTTAGCGTGGGTTACTTCTGTTATTTGTTCTGGTTGCAGAAAACCGTAGCAGTTGTGTTACCAAATCTGAGGAGTGCTCGTGAAAGGCCCCCCTTGATTGATGTCTCTGTTAGCCCCGAAGTTCTGGAAGTTATGAATGCTCAAGCAGGCCATAATGGCTTAAGTCAAATAACTATAGAAACTGACATCGCAGCTGATGGGATTGACTGGGATATTACTTTAGATAGCTCTCAAATTGATTGGGACATTGGCACTGTGGAAGAAACAGAAGAAAATGGAAATGGTTTGGGCCCCTATGAGATTGTTAATGCTAGCGATATTATGTCGTCTCTTCGTAATGATGATGTAAAATCTCATCGGACCTCTAAGGATGAAGAATTCCCAGCTCCCGAGGTCTCTGTATCAGAAATATCTTGGGATATTAGTGTTGAAAATCCTCAAGTTGCTGTGATTGAAGAAGACAGTTCACAAAATAATGATGCGGAATTGCAAtctcttcaaaataatttaactGCAGACTCAGTAGCTATCCATGAGAGGAGCCCTTTACTGGAGACAGAGTACAGGAATAAGATACTTGACGACTTATTTGAGGTTCGTGAATGGTGTTATCCCTTTTTTTTCATGACTAATGTCTTTTAcacttttttctctttgtttggcACTAGTTTATCACTTTTTCCTCTGGGGATAGGATCTACTTCTAAGGCGGCTTCATTAGGTTGTCGGCCATTTAGACTTTCAATATCTTCTGTTGAGTTGTTTTGCCTGGTGTTGATGGTTTCTGACATCTGAATTTCTGTTGTTGCTTGACCATCAGGTGAAAGCCTTTTTGAATCAGCGGTTAATTGAGCTAAGGAACGAAGGTACGACGTCTTTACAACATCAAGTCCAGGCAGTTGCTCCACTTGTTCTTCAGCAGTACTCTTCTGATATAATTCAGAGGATGCTATCTGATGTTTCCTCAGCAATTTCATTGCTTACAAATAGGAAAACAAGGGATATGATCATGATCCTCAACTCCAAAAGGTACTGATTAATTATGGATTCCACGAATTTTGTTTCCTGTGCAAGTTAACAAATTTTCGtcctttttcaaatctttttgacATGCTAAGTTTTTGAATCTGCTTGCCACGTGCACTCTTTTTTGATCCAAGTGTAAAACTTGATGAGTGTTGTTCTTTGTCTAGAGGGAAATGATAACTTTGCAAATTATCATTTCTGCTTCCCCATGGCCAGCTCCACCATGTTGACTCGGTGGTACTTGTGATGAGTCATATGGACGACCTGCAGATATTTTTGCTTGACCTGATGTCGTGATGAAGATTTGGCTTACGAGAAAAAAATGAGGGCATTTCCACCATATACTTCCTTTTTGGTTCCAAAGTAGTTCTACTTACTTATAGAGGGACGTTCCACCAAACATTTTGTATTGACAGAGCAAGTTACACCAAACctattatgaatgatatttttccTTATCTATATCTGTGGATGTGAAATCTATCTGGTGGGAGAGAAAAATTTCAAGATTATACTTGCTGAGAAAAAGAGTAGATgcatagagagagagagagagggagagggaGAGAGAATTGATTGCTAAAAAAGTGTGTCTGCACTTGTATCTCGTTTCCCATCCTtgagaggaatagaaatagagaAGCTTAAGAGCAATGTTCTGTCCTGGGGAAATGATAAAATTTAAGAGCCATACATAAACTCTATAAGTTTAGTAATCTATTCACTGACGAAGAGTATGACACTCGACATCTGGTAATTTAACAGCTCACTTCTTTTGTCGTCATGATGAAATGTTGCTGTCCACTTTTATTCAGACTGTTATTGTATGAAATTCGTGTATTGCAGACTTAACTATTTTTGTTGAAGTTGCATGCTGACTGCTGtatttaaattcaagatttttggATCGATTGGTCAACACTTTGGAGGAGAAAAAGCTTCAGGAAGCCAAGTTGAAAGATGGATTGACGGACTTGTCTACTAGGCGTATGGAACTTCAGAATTCAATGTCTTCATCCTGGCCAAAACAAGTgggtttcttattttattttccttccaaaTTTGTAATGTAATTTGCGGTAATTGCAAATATGTGATACTATGTTAGTCATTGAGAAGTAGGATTGGCTACTTTGAGTTTAAAGTATTAGTtagtttcttcttttatttttttggatgaaGTAATAAGAAATTTCATTGCTAGCATCAAGAAGATATAGAGTAGTACAAAAGTTAGGACAATGAAAATACTTCATTACCTCAAATACAAAAAAGGTTAAACTAGTATCAGGGAGctaacaaagttcaaaaaattcTCGGGGAATCTTTGGGTAAAAGGTTATGCCAACTATATAGATACAAAAGACACCTAGCCTTAAGAGAGTGATTTGGAGTTGATAAATCTTCAAAACAGCTGTTGTTCCTTTCTAACCATACGCACCAACAGATACTAGCAGGTATCATCTTCCGGATTGGCTTGATGGCCTTACCAACTCTCCAATTGCACCAGAATTCAAAGGCCTCTTTGGTGCTATGTGGCATTACACAATTAATACCAAATATAGACAGAAACATACTCCACAAGTCAGCAGCAACTTACAATGCAAAAATAGATGATTGTTGAACTCAAGGTTCTTTTGGAACATGTAACATCTATTGGCAGTCTGAAATTTTCTTTTCGTAAGGTTATCTTGAGTGAGTCAAGCTTCATGAAGAGCTGTTCAGCTGAAGCATATGATCTTTATTGGATGCTTTGTCTTCCATATCAACTTCCATGACAGTTATCAAGCACTCCATTATGAGTGTATGAGTTTGCATAGCCTGCTTTCATTGAGTATTTACCATCCTTGTCACTGCCCCACCTTAACTTGCCTGCTTCCTGTGACATTTATCACCTGGCCTTCTAGTCTAGAGAAAAAGTTGACCACTTCCATGATTTCCAATCTTGTAGGTTCCTTCTGAATAGTACATTCCAGGTGTTGTCTGCCTTATTATGAGAGATGGAAGTATCTGGTTCACGTGCAATTGGAAATAGGCTTGGGAATTCCTCCATCAGAATGATATTGTCCATCCACCTATCCTTCCAATATGTATAGC
Proteins encoded:
- the LOC107850782 gene encoding CDK5RAP3-like protein, with product MQNQDDIRNLPIDIAFARLGEWLVDRKRIPVDWRKRLTAVTAKISASFALLPKDIDPYLHTLDVEGIGYLEAKKIYEILLKATPESRNIFGRLSGDSGVWEAIVRAYEKEYIFLGEAAQIMVQNVNYEIPYHKKQIQKTQQQLAELERKEADIKRNAALSASKYVEACQELGLQGINVRSELLETATKSLPSTFSRILEVLNGDSVSRAIEFYSDFVKDAHTEKNKTVAVVLPNLRSARERPPLIDVSVSPEVLEVMNAQAGHNGLSQITIETDIAADGIDWDITLDSSQIDWDIGTVEETEENGNGLGPYEIVNASDIMSSLRNDDVKSHRTSKDEEFPAPEVSVSEISWDISVENPQVAVIEEDSSQNNDAELQSLQNNLTADSVAIHERSPLLETEYRNKILDDLFEVKAFLNQRLIELRNEGTTSLQHQVQAVAPLVLQQYSSDIIQRMLSDVSSAISLLTNRKTRDMIMILNSKRFLDRLVNTLEEKKLQEAKLKDGLTDLSTRRMELQNSMSSSWPKQEAALAKTRELKELCESTLSSMFDGRPVNIIGEINTLLISS